The Rhodococcus sp. X156 genome window below encodes:
- a CDS encoding phosphatase PAP2 family protein — MGQPTTNTDKLPDVRVPRWVPPVLVLGLLVLWVQVVWGGPIITLDEAVQRHFATRQNTPWAELAQVITHLGDPPVAIFLLLLGVAVLCGRRQYWVPMIFAGSASLLLVVAVLSLKHLVGRPGLDGESGVLWPSGHTTTATVVYGVVACLLAPRWRRSAWALAVGVPALVGVSLVVRDFHWVADVLAGWLLGPLLIIAAAALTRAWVRAVPTTGQLAAAVEPTAAEPTADVSGAPRHDDAPARR; from the coding sequence ATGGGGCAACCGACGACCAACACCGACAAGCTCCCCGACGTCAGGGTCCCGCGGTGGGTGCCGCCGGTCCTGGTGCTGGGTCTGCTGGTCCTGTGGGTCCAGGTGGTGTGGGGTGGCCCGATCATCACCCTGGACGAGGCGGTGCAGCGCCACTTCGCCACCCGGCAGAACACCCCGTGGGCTGAGCTGGCGCAGGTCATCACCCACCTGGGCGACCCACCGGTGGCCATCTTCCTGCTGCTGCTCGGAGTCGCCGTGCTCTGCGGGCGACGCCAGTACTGGGTGCCGATGATCTTCGCGGGCAGCGCATCGTTGCTGCTGGTGGTGGCCGTGCTCTCGCTCAAGCACCTGGTCGGGCGCCCCGGCCTCGACGGGGAGTCAGGCGTGCTCTGGCCCTCCGGGCACACCACTACCGCCACCGTGGTCTACGGCGTCGTCGCGTGCCTGCTCGCCCCGCGCTGGCGACGGTCGGCGTGGGCGCTCGCCGTGGGAGTGCCGGCGCTGGTCGGGGTGTCGTTGGTGGTGCGTGACTTCCACTGGGTGGCCGACGTGCTCGCCGGCTGGCTGCTGGGACCGCTGCTGATCATCGCTGCCGCGGCCCTCACCCGGGCCTGGGTGCGGGCGGTTCCCACCACTGGCCAGCTGGCTGCAGCCGTGGAGCCAACCGCCGCCGAGCCAACCGCCGACGTGTCCGGTGCGCCGCGCCACGACGATGCCCCGGCGCGGCGCTGA
- a CDS encoding amino acid ABC transporter permease gives MSKLLSRTAPTGSAVLFDVPGPRTRRRVLIFSVLAAVAIAALLALAGLRLADNGQFESDKWAPLLDPTNADFPDVWNLLGQGLANTLKAAALAIVLSLVVGTIIGVARLSAGKVTRIPLIALVELFRGLPVIITIYLTSKLLPEIGLDVSSWPGGELLWFLVIGLTAYNAVIFAEIIRSGVVSLPKGQREAAEAIGLTNGQTLRLVLLPQAFRVMLPALISQVVVVLKDTSLIAVLGGYIELLKQGGLLIQNLNNPLQTYLVIGVMFILINYALSKLAELVQRRVSRTTSTTPEAAPAGADA, from the coding sequence ATGAGCAAGCTCCTGAGTCGTACCGCGCCCACCGGCAGCGCGGTCCTCTTCGACGTCCCCGGGCCCCGCACCCGGCGCCGCGTGCTGATCTTCAGCGTGCTGGCCGCCGTCGCCATCGCGGCGCTGCTGGCGCTGGCGGGGCTGCGGCTGGCCGACAACGGCCAGTTCGAGTCCGACAAGTGGGCCCCGCTGCTCGACCCCACCAACGCCGACTTCCCCGACGTGTGGAACTTGCTCGGTCAGGGCCTGGCCAACACCCTGAAGGCCGCCGCGCTGGCCATCGTGCTGTCGCTGGTGGTGGGCACCATCATCGGCGTGGCCCGGCTGTCAGCCGGCAAGGTCACCCGCATCCCGCTGATCGCGCTGGTGGAGCTGTTCCGCGGCCTGCCGGTGATCATCACGATCTACCTCACCTCCAAGCTGCTGCCCGAGATCGGCCTGGACGTGTCCTCCTGGCCCGGCGGTGAGCTGCTGTGGTTCCTGGTGATCGGCCTGACGGCCTACAACGCGGTGATCTTCGCCGAGATCATCCGCTCCGGCGTGGTGTCGCTGCCCAAGGGCCAGCGCGAGGCGGCCGAGGCGATCGGGCTGACCAACGGCCAGACGCTGCGGCTGGTGCTGCTGCCCCAGGCGTTCCGGGTGATGCTGCCGGCGCTGATCAGCCAGGTGGTGGTGGTGCTCAAGGACACCTCGCTCATCGCGGTGCTGGGCGGCTACATCGAGCTGCTCAAGCAGGGCGGGCTGCTGATCCAGAACCTGAACAACCCGCTGCAGACCTACCTGGTGATCGGCGTCATGTTCATCCTCATCAACTACGCGCTGAGCAAGCTGGCCGAGCTGGTGCAGCGCCGGGTGTCCCGCACCACCAGCACCACCCCCGAGGCCGCACCCGCTGGCGCCGACGCCTGA
- a CDS encoding multidrug effflux MFS transporter, with translation MLCVLALLSAVAPLATDMYLPGLPEVSDDLGATASSVQLTITTFLAGLAIGQLVIGPLSDGIGRRRLLIGGTALCAVAGVLCATAPTVEVLVATRFLQGFSGAAGIVLARAVIADRASGTAAAKLFSVMMIIGGVAPVMAPLAGGALIGPIGWRGVFWVLTGLAVVMLVGVLLLVPETLPADRRHGAGFAALARNARYVLTNRRFLGYTLVFASGFGALFSYISQSTFVVQDLLGLSPGMFSVVFACNAAGLVGANIINTRLIGRVSPRRLLTGGVTALTAAGVLLLAVVTVGGSAQWALLGAMFCVTASIGFIFGNATALAQAQVPRAAGTGSAVMGALQFTVGAAVSPLVGIAGPDTAVPMAISILVMGVAATTALHTLARAEDGSPGAAGQPVPAQHRAAQAPEGAQAAAGVEHP, from the coding sequence ATGCTGTGCGTGCTGGCGCTGTTGTCCGCGGTGGCGCCGCTGGCCACGGACATGTACCTGCCCGGGCTGCCGGAGGTCTCCGACGACCTCGGGGCGACCGCCAGCAGCGTGCAGCTGACCATCACCACGTTCCTCGCGGGTCTGGCCATCGGGCAGCTGGTGATCGGCCCGCTCTCCGACGGCATCGGCCGACGGCGGCTGCTCATCGGCGGTACCGCCCTCTGCGCGGTGGCCGGGGTGCTCTGCGCCACGGCACCCACGGTGGAGGTGCTGGTGGCCACCCGCTTCCTGCAGGGCTTCTCCGGCGCGGCGGGCATCGTGCTGGCCCGCGCGGTGATCGCCGACCGGGCCAGCGGCACCGCGGCGGCCAAGCTGTTCAGCGTCATGATGATCATCGGCGGCGTCGCCCCGGTGATGGCCCCGCTGGCCGGGGGTGCGCTGATCGGGCCGATCGGGTGGCGCGGGGTGTTCTGGGTGCTGACCGGGCTGGCGGTGGTGATGCTGGTCGGCGTGCTGCTCCTGGTGCCGGAGACCCTGCCCGCCGACCGCCGGCACGGCGCCGGGTTTGCCGCCCTCGCCCGCAACGCCCGCTACGTGCTCACCAACCGCCGCTTCCTGGGCTACACGCTGGTGTTCGCCAGCGGCTTCGGGGCCTTGTTCTCCTACATCTCGCAGTCCACGTTCGTGGTGCAGGACCTGCTCGGACTGTCGCCGGGCATGTTCTCGGTGGTGTTCGCCTGCAACGCCGCCGGCCTGGTGGGGGCCAACATCATCAACACCCGGCTGATCGGCAGGGTGTCGCCGCGGCGGCTGCTCACCGGTGGCGTCACCGCGCTGACCGCGGCCGGGGTGCTGCTGCTGGCCGTGGTGACCGTGGGTGGGTCGGCCCAGTGGGCGCTGCTGGGGGCGATGTTCTGCGTCACCGCCAGCATCGGCTTCATCTTCGGCAACGCCACCGCCCTGGCCCAGGCCCAGGTGCCGCGGGCAGCCGGGACCGGCTCCGCGGTGATGGGGGCGCTGCAGTTCACCGTGGGCGCGGCCGTGTCTCCGCTGGTCGGCATCGCCGGGCCCGACACCGCCGTGCCGATGGCGATCTCCATCCTGGTGATGGGCGTGGCGGCGACGACGGCGCTGCACACCCTGGCCCGCGCCGAGGACGGAAGTCCCGGTGCCGCAGGTCAGCCAGTGCCAGCGCAGCACCGCGCGGCGCAGGCGCCGGAGGGTGCGCAGGCTGCTGCTGGGGTCGAGCACCCGTAG
- the fabG gene encoding 3-oxoacyl-ACP reductase FabG, whose protein sequence is MGRFDGRVAIVSGAGQGIGAGIAARLASEGAAVGVLDLNADAASSSAEAITLAGGTAVGIGADVTSEEGVNAAVDQVVRELGGLDIVVNNAGITRDNMLFKMSVEDFDLVLAVHLRGTFLLTKAAQRHLVEQRYGRIVNLSSRSALGNRGQANYASAKAGVIAFTATAALELGPFGITVNAVAPGYIATDMTAATARRLGMDPEEHQKLAAEQIPVRRVGTPDDIAAVVAFFASEEAGYVSGQTLHVNGGQR, encoded by the coding sequence ATGGGACGGTTCGACGGACGAGTGGCGATCGTGAGCGGCGCGGGTCAGGGCATCGGAGCTGGCATCGCCGCCCGCCTGGCGTCGGAGGGGGCCGCGGTGGGGGTGCTCGACCTCAACGCCGACGCCGCCAGCTCCTCGGCGGAGGCCATCACCCTCGCCGGCGGCACGGCGGTGGGCATCGGCGCCGACGTCACCTCCGAGGAGGGCGTCAACGCCGCCGTCGACCAGGTGGTCCGCGAGCTGGGCGGGCTGGACATCGTGGTGAACAACGCTGGCATCACCCGCGACAACATGCTGTTCAAGATGAGCGTGGAGGACTTCGACCTGGTGCTGGCGGTGCACCTGCGCGGCACCTTCCTGCTCACCAAGGCCGCCCAGCGCCACCTGGTGGAGCAGCGCTACGGCCGCATCGTGAACCTGTCCAGCCGCTCGGCGCTGGGCAACCGAGGCCAGGCCAACTACGCCTCGGCCAAGGCCGGAGTCATCGCCTTCACCGCCACCGCCGCTCTCGAGCTCGGCCCCTTCGGGATCACCGTCAACGCGGTGGCCCCGGGCTACATCGCCACCGACATGACCGCGGCCACCGCGCGGCGGCTGGGCATGGACCCCGAGGAGCACCAGAAGCTGGCCGCCGAGCAGATCCCGGTGCGCCGCGTGGGGACACCGGACGACATCGCCGCCGTGGTGGCGTTCTTCGCCAGCGAGGAGGCCGGCTACGTGAGCGGGCAGACGCTGCACGTCAACGGCGGGCAGCGCTGA
- a CDS encoding nucleotide disphospho-sugar-binding domain-containing protein, with product MRVAVVAGPDPGHAFPAMALCLRLQAAGDEPVLFTSPRWQDAAARAGVPWRRLPGLAPRPGDDDADPGQRMHGRAAYMSTVLVPELHALRPDLVVGDVLTAAGGLAAERLGLPWVELCPHPLYLPSCGLPPVGSGLAVGTGVGGRARDSLLRAMAARSTRKGQRQRAAARASVGLPVRDPGPTARLVATLPALEVPRPDWPEGTHVVGPLQWDPQEAELALPPGADPLVFLSPSTAEGGTLGVLEAALAGLSGVRVVATVLDPDPALEVPGWASVGTGRQDTLLAAASVAVIGGGHGMLAKALAAGVPTVLVPGGGDQWELANRAARQGSAVIVRPLTPERLAAAVQQVLAEPTHAAAAQRAARSLDEVRADAVTVCREAAACGR from the coding sequence GTGCGCGTAGCGGTGGTGGCCGGCCCCGACCCGGGGCACGCGTTCCCGGCCATGGCGCTGTGCCTGCGCCTGCAGGCCGCCGGGGACGAGCCGGTGCTGTTCACCAGCCCCCGCTGGCAGGACGCCGCCGCCCGCGCCGGCGTGCCGTGGCGGCGCCTGCCCGGCCTGGCGCCCCGCCCCGGCGACGACGACGCCGATCCCGGCCAGCGGATGCACGGCCGGGCGGCGTACATGTCCACCGTGCTGGTGCCCGAGCTGCACGCGCTGCGCCCGGACCTGGTGGTGGGTGACGTGCTCACCGCGGCGGGCGGGCTGGCCGCGGAACGTCTCGGCCTGCCGTGGGTGGAGCTCTGCCCGCACCCGCTGTACCTGCCCTCGTGCGGGCTGCCGCCGGTGGGCAGCGGCCTGGCGGTGGGCACCGGCGTCGGCGGCCGGGCACGCGACTCCCTGCTGCGCGCGATGGCCGCCCGCTCCACCCGGAAGGGCCAGCGCCAGCGTGCCGCGGCCCGGGCCTCGGTGGGCCTGCCCGTGCGCGATCCCGGTCCGACGGCGCGGCTGGTGGCAACGCTGCCTGCGCTGGAGGTTCCCCGGCCCGACTGGCCGGAGGGCACCCATGTGGTGGGCCCGCTGCAGTGGGACCCGCAGGAGGCTGAGCTGGCGCTGCCGCCGGGGGCCGACCCGCTGGTGTTCCTCTCCCCGTCCACCGCCGAGGGCGGCACCCTGGGCGTGCTCGAGGCGGCGCTGGCCGGGCTGAGTGGAGTGCGCGTGGTGGCCACGGTCCTGGACCCGGACCCGGCGCTGGAGGTGCCCGGCTGGGCGAGCGTGGGCACTGGCCGGCAGGACACCCTGCTGGCCGCGGCGAGCGTGGCGGTGATCGGCGGCGGGCACGGCATGCTGGCCAAGGCGCTGGCCGCGGGTGTGCCCACGGTGCTGGTGCCCGGTGGGGGAGACCAGTGGGAGCTGGCCAACCGGGCGGCCAGGCAGGGCAGCGCCGTCATCGTCCGCCCGCTGACGCCCGAGCGCCTGGCCGCCGCCGTGCAGCAGGTGCTGGCCGAGCCCACCCACGCCGCCGCCGCGCAGCGGGCCGCCCGCAGCCTCGACGAGGTGCGCGCCGACGCCGTCACCGTCTGCCGGGAGGCCGCGGCGTGCGGCCGCTGA
- a CDS encoding DUF3046 domain-containing protein has protein sequence MRLTEFRELVALEFGPQRGDMLVADHVLGALGGRTADQAIEAGTDPREVWRALCAEMDVPPERW, from the coding sequence ATGCGACTGACAGAGTTCCGCGAGCTGGTCGCCCTGGAGTTCGGGCCGCAGCGCGGCGACATGCTGGTGGCCGACCACGTCCTGGGCGCCCTCGGTGGCCGCACCGCTGACCAGGCCATCGAGGCGGGGACGGATCCCCGTGAGGTGTGGCGCGCGCTGTGCGCGGAGATGGACGTCCCGCCCGAGCGCTGGTGA
- a CDS encoding amino acid ABC transporter permease codes for MNAITDNLDLYWSGLQKSFLICMLAMVGSLVLGTVLASFRVSPVPTLRWFGTAYVTIFRNTPLTVVLFFIAFGMPELGVNASYFTFGLIGLVLYTSAFVCEAVRSGVNSVPPGQAEAARSIGLGFSQVLALVVLPQALRSVVPPLGSVIIAMFKNSAVVGALGVAGDLWSVGASLTSAQGYAALPVFVGVAIGYLIITIPSGVLLQVLERKVAIAR; via the coding sequence GTGAACGCGATCACCGACAACCTCGACCTGTACTGGTCGGGGCTGCAGAAGTCGTTCCTGATCTGCATGCTCGCCATGGTCGGCTCGTTGGTGCTCGGCACCGTGCTGGCGTCCTTCCGGGTCTCCCCGGTTCCCACGCTGCGCTGGTTCGGCACCGCCTACGTCACCATCTTCCGCAACACCCCGCTGACCGTGGTGCTGTTCTTCATCGCCTTCGGCATGCCCGAGCTGGGCGTGAACGCCAGCTACTTCACCTTCGGCCTCATCGGCCTGGTGCTCTACACCTCGGCGTTCGTCTGCGAGGCGGTGCGCAGCGGTGTGAACTCCGTGCCGCCGGGGCAGGCCGAGGCTGCCCGCTCCATCGGGCTGGGCTTCAGCCAGGTGCTGGCGCTGGTGGTGCTGCCCCAGGCACTGCGCAGCGTGGTGCCTCCGCTGGGCAGCGTCATCATCGCGATGTTCAAGAACTCGGCCGTGGTCGGTGCCCTCGGCGTCGCCGGTGACCTGTGGAGCGTGGGCGCCAGCCTGACCAGCGCCCAGGGTTACGCGGCGCTGCCGGTGTTCGTCGGTGTCGCCATCGGCTACCTCATCATCACCATTCCCTCCGGCGTGCTGCTGCAGGTCCTCGAGCGCAAGGTGGCGATCGCCCGATGA
- a CDS encoding amino acid ABC transporter ATP-binding protein codes for MVVMSEVNKHFGDLHVLKDVNLTVHTGEVVVVIGPSGSGKSTLCRTINRLETIDSGTITVDGVPLPDEGKALAALRSDVGMVFQSFNLFAHKTVLDNVTLGPIKVRKLSKQKANERGRELLARVGIAEQADKMPAQLSGGQQQRVAIARALAMDPKVILFDEPTSALDPEMINEVLDVMTSLARDGMTMVVVTHEMGFARRAADRVLFMADGQVVEDAAPDVFFDSPSSDRAKDFLSKIISH; via the coding sequence CTGGTGGTGATGAGCGAGGTCAACAAGCACTTCGGCGACCTGCACGTGCTCAAGGACGTCAACCTCACCGTGCACACCGGTGAGGTCGTGGTGGTGATCGGCCCGTCCGGTTCGGGCAAGTCCACCTTGTGCCGCACCATCAACCGGCTGGAGACCATCGACAGCGGCACCATCACCGTCGACGGCGTGCCGCTGCCCGACGAGGGCAAGGCGCTCGCCGCCCTGCGCTCCGACGTCGGCATGGTGTTCCAGTCGTTCAACCTCTTCGCCCACAAGACGGTCCTGGACAACGTCACGCTCGGGCCGATCAAGGTGCGCAAGCTGAGCAAGCAGAAGGCCAACGAGCGGGGCCGCGAGCTGCTCGCCCGGGTGGGCATCGCCGAGCAGGCCGACAAGATGCCCGCGCAGCTCTCCGGTGGTCAGCAGCAGCGAGTGGCCATCGCCCGGGCCCTGGCCATGGACCCCAAGGTGATCCTGTTCGACGAGCCGACCTCGGCGCTGGACCCGGAGATGATCAACGAGGTCCTCGACGTGATGACGTCGCTGGCCAGGGACGGGATGACGATGGTGGTGGTGACCCACGAGATGGGCTTCGCCCGTCGGGCCGCCGACCGCGTGCTGTTCATGGCCGACGGCCAGGTGGTGGAGGACGCCGCTCCCGACGTCTTCTTCGACTCCCCCAGCTCCGACCGCGCCAAGGACTTCCTGAGCAAGATCATCAGCCACTGA
- a CDS encoding glutamate ABC transporter substrate-binding protein, producing MRRRVIKAAAGATLLTLVMTACGSSSSDESAAPVADKPTFAEGTTMASVASSGKLRVGIKFDQPGFGKQGLSGKYEGFDVQMAQIVAAGLGLQPDAIEFTEAPSARREELIETKKVDMVVATYTINDKRKERVSFAGPYYVAGQQLMVDKDDTTITGPDSLKTNPDAKVCSVTGSTPGENIKKYVANPNQVVLFDVYSKCADALRTGQVQAVTTDNVILLGFVAGAKDDFKLTGEQFTQEPYGIGIAKGDVPFCQFIHEQLTKAKESGAYEKAWKDTAGEVEGAQTPELPALAACS from the coding sequence ATGCGACGTCGAGTGATCAAGGCAGCGGCAGGTGCCACGCTGCTCACCCTGGTGATGACTGCCTGCGGCAGCAGCAGCAGTGACGAGAGCGCGGCGCCGGTGGCCGACAAGCCCACCTTCGCCGAGGGCACCACCATGGCGAGCGTGGCCAGCTCGGGCAAGCTGCGGGTCGGCATCAAGTTCGACCAGCCCGGCTTCGGCAAGCAGGGGCTGTCGGGCAAGTACGAGGGCTTCGACGTGCAGATGGCGCAGATCGTCGCCGCCGGGCTGGGCCTGCAGCCCGACGCCATCGAGTTCACCGAGGCTCCGTCGGCCCGCCGCGAGGAGCTCATCGAGACCAAGAAGGTCGACATGGTGGTGGCCACGTACACCATCAACGACAAGCGCAAGGAGCGCGTCTCCTTCGCGGGCCCGTACTACGTCGCCGGCCAGCAGCTGATGGTGGACAAGGACGACACCACGATCACCGGCCCGGACTCGCTGAAGACCAACCCCGACGCCAAGGTTTGCTCGGTCACCGGCTCCACCCCTGGCGAGAACATCAAGAAGTACGTGGCCAACCCCAACCAGGTGGTCCTCTTCGACGTGTACTCCAAGTGCGCCGACGCTCTCCGCACCGGCCAGGTGCAGGCTGTCACCACCGACAACGTCATCCTGCTGGGCTTCGTCGCCGGCGCCAAGGACGACTTCAAGCTCACCGGTGAGCAGTTCACCCAGGAGCCCTACGGCATCGGCATCGCCAAGGGCGACGTCCCGTTCTGCCAGTTCATCCACGAGCAGCTGACCAAGGCCAAGGAGTCCGGCGCCTACGAGAAGGCGTGGAAGGACACCGCCGGCGAGGTCGAGGGCGCCCAGACCCCCGAGCTGCCCGCGCTGGCCGCCTGCAGCTAG
- a CDS encoding regulatory protein RecX, with product MSTVSTEEDVREACLQLLTVRQRSRAELEQRLRRKGFEDDHIAPVLDKLTEVELIDDQAFARTWVQSRHEYSGKGKRALAAELRLKGVADSVAAEALSHVDEESEELRARELVRKRLRTLTVDDTAAATRKLVGMLARRGYSQGLAFRVVSDELTAAGAATDEYTEDSP from the coding sequence CTGAGCACGGTGAGCACTGAGGAGGACGTCCGCGAGGCGTGCCTACAGCTGCTCACCGTCCGGCAGCGCAGCCGCGCCGAGCTCGAGCAGCGGCTGCGTCGCAAGGGCTTCGAGGACGACCACATCGCACCGGTGCTGGACAAGCTCACCGAGGTCGAGCTGATCGACGACCAGGCGTTCGCCCGCACCTGGGTGCAGTCGCGGCACGAGTACTCCGGCAAGGGCAAGCGTGCGCTGGCCGCCGAGCTGCGGCTCAAGGGTGTGGCGGACTCCGTCGCCGCGGAGGCGCTGAGCCACGTCGACGAGGAGTCCGAGGAGCTGCGGGCGCGCGAGCTGGTGCGCAAGCGGCTGCGCACGCTCACGGTGGACGACACCGCTGCGGCCACCCGCAAGCTGGTGGGCATGCTCGCCCGCCGCGGGTACAGCCAGGGGCTGGCGTTCCGGGTGGTCTCCGACGAGCTCACCGCGGCAGGCGCAGCCACGGACGAGTACACCGAGGACAGTCCGTAG
- the recA gene encoding recombinase RecA, with protein sequence MAQAPDRNKALDLALAQIDKNFGKGSVMRLGDEARVPIAVIPTGSLALDVALGIGGLPRGRVIEIYGPESSGKTTVALHAVAQAQKAGGIAAFVDAEHALDPDYAQKLGVDTDALLVSQPDTGEQALEIADMLIRSGALDILVIDSVAALVPRAEIEGEMGDSHVGLQARLMSQALRKMTGAMSNSGTTVIFINQLREKIGVMFGSPETTTGGKALKFYASVRMDIRRIETLKDGTDAVGNRTRVKVVKNKVAPPFKQAEFDILYGHGISREGSLVDMGVEHGIVRKSGAWYTYEGDQLGQGKENARKFLLENPDVGNDIEKRVKEKLGIGAVVTDEVAPAPVDF encoded by the coding sequence ATGGCTCAAGCACCCGACCGCAACAAGGCGCTCGACCTGGCCCTGGCGCAGATCGACAAGAACTTCGGCAAGGGCTCGGTGATGCGTCTCGGTGACGAGGCCCGCGTGCCCATCGCCGTCATCCCCACCGGCTCCCTCGCGCTGGACGTCGCGCTCGGCATCGGCGGCCTGCCCCGTGGCCGGGTCATCGAGATCTACGGCCCGGAGTCCTCCGGCAAGACCACCGTCGCCCTGCACGCCGTGGCCCAGGCGCAGAAGGCCGGCGGCATCGCCGCCTTCGTCGACGCCGAGCACGCGCTCGACCCCGACTACGCGCAGAAGCTGGGCGTGGACACCGACGCGCTGCTGGTCTCCCAGCCTGACACCGGGGAGCAGGCCCTGGAGATCGCGGACATGCTGATCCGCTCCGGTGCGCTGGACATCCTGGTCATCGACTCCGTGGCGGCCCTGGTGCCCCGCGCCGAGATCGAGGGCGAGATGGGGGACAGCCACGTCGGCCTGCAGGCCCGGCTGATGAGCCAGGCCCTGCGCAAGATGACCGGCGCGATGAGCAACTCCGGCACCACGGTGATCTTCATCAACCAGCTGCGCGAGAAGATCGGCGTCATGTTCGGCTCGCCGGAGACCACCACCGGTGGCAAGGCGCTCAAGTTCTACGCCTCGGTCCGCATGGACATCCGGCGCATCGAGACCCTGAAGGACGGCACCGACGCCGTGGGCAACCGCACCCGCGTCAAGGTGGTCAAGAACAAGGTGGCCCCGCCCTTCAAGCAGGCGGAGTTCGACATCCTCTACGGCCACGGCATCAGCCGGGAGGGTTCGCTCGTCGACATGGGCGTCGAGCACGGCATCGTCCGCAAGTCGGGTGCTTGGTACACCTACGAGGGTGACCAGCTGGGTCAGGGCAAGGAGAACGCCCGCAAGTTCCTGCTGGAGAACCCCGACGTCGGCAACGACATCGAGAAGAGGGTCAAGGAGAAGCTCGGCATCGGCGCCGTGGTCACCGACGAGGTGGCCCCCGCACCGGTCGACTTCTGA
- a CDS encoding YbhN family protein, with protein MEKVTTSSDVARLRATAWHENAWYTALHSVWRFPRRHRTVLRQAVGAVLTYGIVAAIFWAIVTELSAEADNSASLDLIQAWQVVALVSLGLVLLLSNAPALMIALPGQTLRQAVIANTAGTAVSNTLPEGGAVATGLTFAMTRSWGFRLAEIARSVLVVDVGNSLVRYTLGGIALAVLATQPGSPQVFAVVAAAVLVVVALAVVVLAQVLRSESFARRVGSLVGTVVNAVLRRLHRQQHPDLPGRVAELRVGSAELVRQRWLALTVAIASVQLINCLALGAALHLQGVVEVSWARVVVAYAGTALISLLMPSPGGLGVAEGSLLTILGNGFGTVSSTPELVSAVLLYRMATWLLPTVVGLFTYLYWRRTQHARGRRSTQISQPAAES; from the coding sequence ATGGAGAAGGTGACCACCAGCTCCGACGTCGCCCGGCTGCGCGCCACCGCGTGGCACGAGAACGCCTGGTACACGGCGCTGCACTCGGTGTGGCGCTTCCCGCGGCGGCACCGCACCGTGCTGCGCCAGGCCGTCGGCGCGGTGCTCACCTACGGCATCGTGGCGGCGATCTTCTGGGCCATCGTCACCGAGCTGTCCGCGGAGGCCGACAACAGCGCGAGCCTCGACCTGATCCAGGCCTGGCAGGTGGTGGCGCTGGTGAGTCTGGGGCTGGTGCTCCTGCTGTCCAACGCCCCTGCCCTGATGATCGCCCTGCCCGGGCAGACCCTGCGCCAGGCCGTCATCGCCAACACCGCGGGCACGGCGGTGTCCAACACCCTGCCCGAGGGCGGTGCGGTGGCCACCGGCCTCACCTTCGCCATGACGCGCTCCTGGGGCTTCCGGCTGGCCGAGATCGCCCGCAGCGTGCTGGTGGTGGACGTGGGGAACAGCCTGGTCCGCTACACCCTCGGGGGCATCGCGCTCGCGGTGCTCGCCACCCAGCCCGGCTCGCCGCAGGTGTTCGCCGTCGTGGCTGCGGCGGTCCTCGTGGTCGTCGCACTGGCCGTGGTGGTGCTGGCGCAGGTGCTGCGCAGCGAGTCCTTCGCCCGCCGGGTCGGATCGCTGGTGGGCACGGTCGTCAACGCCGTGCTCCGCCGGCTGCACCGGCAGCAGCACCCGGACCTGCCCGGTCGCGTCGCCGAGCTGCGGGTCGGCTCCGCCGAGCTGGTGCGGCAGCGGTGGCTCGCCCTCACCGTCGCCATCGCCTCCGTCCAGCTGATCAACTGCCTGGCCCTGGGTGCCGCCCTGCACCTGCAGGGGGTGGTGGAGGTGTCCTGGGCGCGCGTCGTGGTCGCCTACGCCGGCACCGCCCTCATCTCGTTGCTGATGCCCAGCCCTGGCGGCCTCGGGGTGGCCGAGGGGTCGCTGCTGACGATCCTGGGCAACGGCTTCGGCACCGTCTCCTCGACGCCGGAGCTGGTGTCGGCGGTGCTGCTCTACCGGATGGCGACCTGGTTGCTGCCCACCGTCGTCGGCCTGTTCACCTACCTCTACTGGCGGCGCACCCAGCACGCGCGCGGCCGCCGGTCCACGCAGATCAGCCAACCTGCCGCCGAAAGCTGA